A stretch of Spirosoma oryzicola DNA encodes these proteins:
- a CDS encoding gliding motility-associated C-terminal domain-containing protein: MWRFYPLLFIISLLASRLYAEPVAFVQNRGQWASEVRFRAEIPGGYLYLKANALHYVFYDGSALSSHHTPTAGQPISDQIPGHAVEVRFEGANTASQIETSHPSPTIRNYLTGKNPTGNVAAFSEVLYHDLYPGIDLRLYAYYQTLKYEFIVRPGADPSVIQLVYSGANQLRIDKEQLIVETSLQAITESRPYSYVSQNGRATEVAAFWQLDAGQSPAGSSRKVGFRFPNGYDKSQTLTIDPELVFSTYSGSYSDNWGMTATYDTDGNLYSGGIVFGPDFPATTGAFRTRFSGVVDVAILKFSPDGSKLLYATFLGGKAAEVPHSLIVNGQGNLVVMGSTSSTDFPVTAGAYQTKTHLGTPASYSFATTTSIEFTNGSDLFVSILSPDGKQLVASTFVGGASKDGVGSRLSTGPNSDGISFRNYGDDLRGEVIVGPDNDVYVASVTESTDFPAPALPVTGTNLADGVVFRLSADLSQLRWSSRIGGSGYDKAHSLKLTSSGTLYVGGVTTSRDLPASADAIKSKPESTTQADGFVARFDNQQLTRLTYLGTAADDIVYLLDVDTDGNPYVFGSTRGKYPVTTGTYQNAGSSQFIHALDANLSSTVFSTVIGSGRATPDIAPTAFLINECGNIYLSGWGGAVNARTGYNVSSSTNGLPVTSGAYKRTTNGSNFWVALLERGAKSLLYATFVGSEAVGRGDHVDGGTSRFNKQGVIYHAVCACGGTSFPATAQAWSKTNNSSNCNNLAFKFDVDRLRAGFDTYRGTEKGIVTGCTPLTLTFQNTSTGGKQYQWVIDGQVVSTDTAKTSYVFTKAGQYTVKIRAYNPLTCQRVDSVQQVITVNPANFRVSPDTTICPDAAAMLRASGAIQYVWSPADGLSSTTIANPIARPKQTTTYTVDMTNEYGCTTRRNVTISSDASFRPDFSVQVGENCSQAAQLTFVNNTKNADQYVWQLGNGDTIRTTIPENYQYEQSGQYAVTLTAYRNGCSLSTTKPINVENLNNIPNVITPNNDGKNDVFNSGLFNAQLVIYNRWGRRVFEASPYQNNWGSNVDNGVYYYLLTTPSGVQCKGWIQVLE, from the coding sequence ATGTGGCGTTTTTACCCTTTACTTTTTATTATCAGTTTACTTGCTTCCAGGCTTTATGCCGAGCCGGTTGCTTTTGTGCAGAACCGTGGACAGTGGGCGAGTGAAGTCCGTTTTCGGGCCGAGATTCCGGGTGGTTATCTGTACTTGAAAGCCAACGCGCTGCATTACGTTTTTTACGATGGCTCGGCTTTGTCCAGTCACCATACACCAACGGCTGGTCAGCCTATTAGCGATCAGATTCCCGGTCACGCGGTGGAGGTACGATTTGAAGGGGCTAACACCGCTAGTCAAATAGAAACGAGCCACCCGTCCCCGACCATTCGAAATTATCTCACGGGAAAGAATCCGACAGGCAACGTGGCGGCCTTTAGCGAGGTGCTGTACCATGATCTTTATCCGGGTATCGATCTGCGGCTGTACGCTTATTATCAGACACTCAAATACGAATTCATTGTGCGGCCCGGTGCCGATCCGTCAGTCATTCAGCTGGTTTATTCGGGGGCAAATCAACTTCGCATAGACAAGGAGCAACTAATCGTCGAAACGAGCCTGCAAGCGATTACCGAGAGTCGCCCGTATTCGTATGTCAGTCAGAACGGTCGCGCTACGGAGGTGGCTGCGTTCTGGCAGCTCGACGCGGGTCAAAGTCCAGCCGGTAGTAGTCGAAAAGTTGGTTTTCGGTTTCCGAACGGATACGACAAGAGCCAGACACTGACCATTGACCCCGAACTGGTTTTTTCGACTTACTCCGGGTCTTATTCTGACAACTGGGGTATGACGGCTACTTACGACACAGACGGCAATCTTTATTCCGGTGGCATTGTATTTGGGCCGGATTTTCCGGCTACGACCGGTGCCTTTCGAACGCGGTTTAGCGGTGTTGTCGATGTGGCTATCTTAAAATTCAGTCCGGATGGTAGTAAGCTACTCTACGCAACGTTTCTCGGGGGAAAAGCCGCTGAAGTACCGCATAGCCTGATTGTCAACGGGCAGGGAAATCTGGTGGTCATGGGCTCTACATCCTCGACCGATTTTCCGGTGACGGCGGGCGCTTATCAGACCAAGACGCATTTGGGAACGCCAGCTTCGTATTCTTTTGCAACCACAACCAGCATTGAGTTTACCAACGGCAGTGATCTGTTCGTATCTATTCTTAGTCCAGATGGCAAGCAGCTCGTTGCCAGTACGTTTGTCGGCGGAGCCAGCAAAGATGGGGTAGGATCCAGATTAAGTACAGGGCCTAACAGCGACGGAATTTCGTTTCGCAACTACGGCGACGATCTGCGGGGCGAAGTGATCGTCGGTCCCGACAATGATGTATACGTAGCCAGCGTAACGGAATCAACGGATTTTCCGGCTCCGGCCTTACCCGTAACGGGTACTAATCTGGCCGATGGGGTTGTGTTTAGGCTGAGTGCTGACTTATCGCAATTGCGCTGGAGTTCGCGGATTGGTGGCAGCGGATATGATAAAGCGCATAGCCTTAAACTGACTTCGTCTGGAACGCTGTACGTCGGGGGCGTAACCACCAGCCGCGACTTGCCCGCCAGTGCGGATGCGATCAAATCAAAACCCGAAAGCACGACGCAGGCCGATGGTTTCGTGGCCCGCTTTGACAACCAGCAGTTGACTCGACTGACTTACCTGGGTACGGCAGCCGACGATATTGTTTATTTGCTGGATGTTGACACCGATGGTAACCCGTACGTGTTTGGGTCAACGCGTGGTAAATATCCCGTTACGACGGGTACGTATCAGAATGCGGGCAGCAGTCAGTTTATCCACGCACTCGACGCCAACTTGTCCAGTACCGTTTTTTCTACCGTTATCGGATCGGGACGAGCTACGCCGGATATTGCTCCTACGGCTTTTTTGATCAACGAATGCGGCAACATTTATCTGTCGGGATGGGGTGGAGCGGTAAACGCCCGAACGGGTTACAACGTCAGCAGTAGCACAAACGGGTTGCCTGTCACGAGTGGAGCCTACAAGCGTACGACAAACGGAAGCAATTTCTGGGTAGCGTTGCTCGAACGCGGGGCCAAATCATTGTTGTACGCCACGTTTGTGGGTAGCGAAGCCGTTGGGCGGGGTGATCATGTAGATGGAGGAACATCACGCTTTAACAAGCAAGGCGTTATCTACCACGCCGTCTGCGCCTGTGGAGGAACCAGCTTTCCGGCAACCGCTCAAGCCTGGTCGAAAACAAACAACAGTTCAAACTGCAATAACCTGGCTTTCAAATTCGATGTGGATCGGTTGCGGGCGGGTTTCGATACATATCGGGGCACCGAGAAAGGCATCGTAACGGGCTGTACTCCGCTGACGCTCACGTTTCAGAATACCAGTACGGGCGGTAAGCAATACCAGTGGGTTATTGATGGGCAAGTCGTTTCAACGGATACGGCCAAAACCAGTTACGTCTTTACAAAAGCGGGTCAGTACACCGTCAAGATCCGGGCGTATAATCCGTTGACGTGCCAACGGGTCGATTCTGTTCAACAGGTGATTACGGTCAATCCGGCTAATTTTCGGGTTAGCCCTGATACAACGATCTGCCCCGATGCGGCTGCTATGCTGCGTGCCAGTGGCGCTATTCAGTATGTCTGGTCGCCCGCTGATGGATTGAGCAGTACAACAATTGCCAACCCCATCGCCCGACCGAAACAAACAACAACGTATACCGTCGATATGACCAACGAATACGGCTGTACTACGCGCCGAAATGTAACGATAAGCAGCGATGCCTCGTTCCGACCGGATTTCTCGGTTCAGGTCGGCGAAAATTGCAGTCAGGCGGCCCAGCTAACGTTCGTGAACAATACGAAAAATGCTGATCAATACGTCTGGCAACTAGGTAATGGCGATACCATCCGGACGACTATTCCCGAAAATTATCAATACGAGCAGTCCGGGCAGTACGCAGTTACGCTGACAGCTTACCGCAATGGCTGTTCACTGAGTACAACGAAGCCGATCAACGTTGAGAATCTAAACAACATCCCGAATGTCATTACGCCCAACAACGACGGCAAAAACGACGTTTTCAACAGTGGCCTGTTCAATGCTCAACTGGTGATCTACAACCGATGGGGGCGACGTGTCTTCGAGGCATCACCTTACCAGAACAACTGGGGTAGCAACGTCGACAATGGCGTTTACTATTACTTGCTAACAACACCGTCGGGAGTACAGTGTAAAGGCTGGATTCAGGTACTCGAATAA
- a CDS encoding TolB family protein, whose amino-acid sequence MNLKIMYAGLLLAATSLTSSPLFAQRSNALGQFDGQSDVGKVKRPGAATYDPVKQEYTVEGSGTNIWFDHDEFHYVWKHMKGDFILQLNGKLLGKGVDPHRKLGWMVRSTLDSNSAHINAVVHGDGLTSLQFRRTKAATTEEQKSALTSADVVQLARKGNTYTMSVARNGQLFVTEQVSDLTLGDDVYVGLFVCSHNPDVSEKAVFHNVRIIVPARNNFVPYREYIGSDLELMDVATGHRKAIYHSPESIQAPNWLPNNKALIYNSNGKLYRFDLKKKTPTVINTDFAINNNNDHVLSFDGKMIGISNHVKDEGNKSIVYTLPVGGGKPKRITPLGHSYLHGWSPDGKTLIYTGQRNDEFDIYKISSDGGPETQLTTAKGLDDGSEYSPDGKYIYFNSTRSGTMQIWRMKADGSDQTQITNDEFNNWFPHISPDGKWMTILSFGKDVSPDDHPFYKHVYLRLLPVSGDAPAKVIAYVYGGQGTINTPSWSPDSKQIAFISNSDSVDKAATANK is encoded by the coding sequence ATGAATTTAAAAATTATGTATGCTGGCTTGTTATTGGCGGCTACAAGTCTTACTTCATCTCCTCTTTTCGCTCAACGTTCCAATGCTCTCGGCCAGTTTGATGGACAATCGGATGTAGGCAAGGTAAAGCGGCCCGGCGCGGCAACTTATGACCCCGTAAAGCAGGAATACACCGTTGAGGGTTCAGGCACCAACATCTGGTTTGATCACGACGAGTTTCACTACGTCTGGAAGCACATGAAGGGCGATTTCATTCTTCAGCTAAACGGCAAATTACTCGGAAAAGGCGTTGATCCACACCGCAAACTCGGCTGGATGGTCCGTTCGACGCTTGATTCAAACTCGGCGCACATCAACGCGGTCGTTCACGGCGACGGCCTTACCTCGCTGCAATTCCGCCGGACCAAAGCCGCAACCACGGAAGAGCAAAAATCAGCGCTTACGTCGGCGGATGTGGTACAGCTGGCCCGAAAAGGCAACACCTACACCATGTCGGTAGCCCGCAACGGACAGTTGTTCGTAACCGAGCAGGTTAGCGATTTAACGCTGGGCGATGATGTTTACGTGGGCCTGTTCGTGTGTTCGCACAATCCGGATGTTTCGGAAAAAGCCGTTTTCCATAATGTTCGCATCATTGTTCCCGCCCGCAACAATTTTGTGCCCTATCGCGAGTACATCGGCAGTGACCTGGAATTGATGGACGTGGCAACGGGACACCGGAAAGCCATTTATCACTCACCCGAATCGATTCAGGCTCCGAATTGGTTGCCTAACAACAAAGCGTTGATCTACAACAGCAATGGAAAATTATACCGTTTCGATCTGAAGAAGAAAACCCCGACGGTGATTAACACAGATTTTGCGATCAACAATAACAACGATCACGTTCTATCGTTTGATGGAAAAATGATCGGCATCAGCAACCATGTCAAAGACGAAGGCAACAAATCCATCGTGTACACCTTACCCGTTGGTGGCGGCAAGCCCAAACGAATCACGCCCCTGGGTCATTCGTACCTGCACGGTTGGTCGCCCGATGGCAAGACGTTGATCTACACGGGCCAGCGAAACGATGAGTTCGATATTTATAAGATTTCGTCCGATGGCGGTCCGGAAACGCAGCTTACCACGGCTAAAGGGCTGGACGACGGTTCGGAATACTCGCCCGATGGCAAGTATATTTATTTTAACTCGACCCGGAGCGGTACGATGCAAATCTGGCGCATGAAGGCTGACGGCAGCGACCAGACGCAGATTACCAATGACGAATTCAATAACTGGTTTCCGCACATTTCACCGGATGGAAAATGGATGACAATTCTGTCGTTTGGCAAAGACGTATCGCCCGACGATCACCCATTCTACAAGCACGTCTATTTGCGGTTGCTACCCGTTTCGGGCGACGCTCCCGCAAAAGTCATCGCTTACGTATATGGCGGTCAGGGAACCATCAACACCCCGTCGTGGTCGCCGGACAGTAAGCAAATCGCATTTATCAGCAATTCGGATTCGGTCGATAAAGCAGCAACGGCCAACAAATAA
- a CDS encoding sugar phosphate isomerase/epimerase family protein, protein MNGSLKISRSEFLKTSALAMAAALAPSLDVLAKPAKSVGLQLYTLRDLLPKDLEGTLKKVAEIGYKEVELFGYSDGKFFGKTPTEFSALLKSLGLSAPSGHYTTGNTMPNAKGTLKNDWKRAVDDAAALGQKYMVCAYLFPQERTMDDYKRHIDLFNKSAEVCKASGIQFAYHNHDFEFKEMDGQLPYDMILKGTDPSLVKMELDLYWASFAGQDPVALFKKHPGRFPLWHAKDMAKTKEREFAEVGEGSINFQRIFDAKKIAGMTHYFVEQDVCKRPPLESIAISYRNLSKLSV, encoded by the coding sequence ATGAACGGTTCTCTAAAAATTTCCCGTAGCGAATTTCTTAAAACCAGCGCGCTGGCGATGGCTGCCGCTCTGGCGCCAAGCCTCGACGTACTGGCCAAGCCCGCAAAATCCGTTGGGTTACAATTATACACCCTTCGTGACCTCTTGCCCAAAGACCTCGAAGGAACGCTGAAAAAAGTGGCCGAGATCGGCTACAAAGAAGTAGAACTGTTTGGCTACTCCGACGGTAAGTTTTTCGGAAAAACGCCGACTGAGTTTTCGGCTCTGCTAAAAAGTCTGGGTTTATCAGCGCCCAGTGGCCATTACACGACTGGCAACACCATGCCCAACGCAAAAGGTACGCTGAAGAACGACTGGAAGCGGGCCGTTGACGATGCCGCTGCACTCGGTCAGAAGTACATGGTTTGCGCGTACCTGTTCCCGCAGGAGCGCACGATGGACGACTACAAACGCCACATCGATTTATTCAACAAATCGGCGGAGGTTTGTAAAGCCAGTGGTATTCAGTTTGCCTACCACAACCACGATTTCGAATTCAAAGAAATGGACGGTCAACTGCCTTATGACATGATTCTCAAAGGTACTGATCCAAGTCTGGTAAAAATGGAGCTAGATCTTTACTGGGCGAGCTTTGCCGGACAAGATCCGGTAGCGCTGTTTAAAAAGCATCCGGGCCGGTTCCCGCTGTGGCACGCAAAAGATATGGCCAAAACCAAAGAACGCGAGTTTGCGGAAGTAGGCGAAGGGTCTATTAACTTCCAGCGCATTTTCGACGCTAAGAAAATCGCGGGTATGACGCATTACTTTGTGGAACAGGACGTTTGCAAACGGCCACCGCTGGAGTCGATCGCCATCAGCTATCGAAACCTGAGCAAACTTAGCGTCTAG
- a CDS encoding alpha-galactosidase produces MARLLFTVFTLLSLSIATAWSAPGDTHIAIETRQTALVIRVDKDQNPTIVHLGQRLSRPDEYAKLPANSKRGEDYTGLYNSAYTPAGSRNLLEPAIQVTHADGNPSLDLRYVRHERKSAGDGVVLTTVYLKDPQYPFEVTLFYKAYENEDVIEQWSTIRHTEKKNVTLHKYASANLYIPATNYYLTHFHGDWAKEMNPTEEPLTEGIKILDTKLGTRADLFQPPSFLIALNQPAEEDKGEVMAGTLAWSGNYQIAFEVDPLHNLRLTAGINPYASAYNLTPGKEFTTPAFLFTYSTTGKGTASRNLHRWARKFRIPQGQGNRLTLLNNWEATYFDFNEEKLTALFKDGKKLGVDLFLLDDGWFGNKYPRNDDHAALGDWQENVKKLPHGLGHLVKQAESVGIKFGIWLEPEMVSPKSELYEKHPDWVLKLPNRQEYYFRNQLVLDLTNPKVQEFVYSIVDDIVTKNPTINYIKWDCNAVIYNAFSATNPNPSHLYVEYVQGLYKVMERLRTKYPTLPMMLCSGGGGRVDYGALRYFTEFWPSDNTDGLERVFIQWNYSYFFPSIATCNHVTDWGKQPIKFRTDVAMMGKIGYDIVVSKLDEKELEFSQQALKTYDQIKNVVWQGDQFRLVSPYTSDIASLMYVSDAKDKAVWFSYLTQNRYKAGSIAPIRLKGLDPSKNYSIRELNVYPGTKSPINDSATVYSGNYLMTIGFNPNVDARRASVVLELIESK; encoded by the coding sequence ATGGCCCGACTTCTTTTTACTGTTTTCACGCTACTTTCGCTGTCCATCGCAACGGCCTGGAGCGCACCCGGCGATACGCACATTGCCATCGAAACCCGCCAGACCGCTCTGGTGATCCGGGTGGACAAAGACCAGAATCCGACGATTGTTCACCTTGGCCAACGGCTCAGCCGCCCCGACGAATATGCCAAGCTTCCGGCAAACAGCAAACGGGGCGAAGATTATACCGGTCTGTACAATTCGGCTTACACACCAGCGGGAAGCCGGAATTTGCTGGAACCTGCCATTCAGGTTACTCATGCCGATGGTAATCCGTCGCTCGATTTACGCTACGTCCGCCACGAACGTAAATCAGCAGGAGATGGCGTTGTCCTCACGACGGTTTACCTAAAAGATCCGCAGTATCCGTTCGAAGTAACGCTGTTCTACAAAGCCTATGAAAACGAGGATGTCATCGAACAGTGGTCGACAATCCGGCATACCGAGAAGAAAAATGTTACACTTCACAAATATGCCTCCGCGAACCTGTACATTCCCGCTACAAATTACTACCTGACGCATTTTCACGGCGACTGGGCTAAAGAAATGAATCCGACTGAAGAGCCGCTTACCGAAGGAATCAAAATACTCGACACAAAACTCGGCACGCGGGCTGACCTGTTTCAGCCGCCTTCTTTTCTGATTGCGTTGAATCAACCCGCCGAAGAAGACAAAGGCGAGGTGATGGCCGGAACGCTGGCCTGGTCAGGGAACTACCAGATCGCTTTTGAAGTCGATCCGTTGCATAACCTGCGACTCACGGCGGGCATAAACCCGTACGCGTCGGCTTACAACTTAACGCCAGGTAAAGAATTTACGACGCCCGCTTTTTTGTTTACCTACTCGACTACCGGTAAAGGTACCGCCAGCCGGAACCTACACCGCTGGGCGCGTAAATTCCGGATTCCGCAAGGGCAGGGTAATCGGCTAACGCTACTCAACAACTGGGAAGCTACGTATTTCGATTTCAACGAAGAAAAGCTAACGGCGCTGTTCAAAGACGGGAAGAAGCTAGGCGTTGACTTATTTCTGCTCGACGATGGCTGGTTTGGCAATAAATACCCGAGAAACGACGACCATGCTGCGTTAGGCGACTGGCAGGAGAACGTTAAGAAGCTACCGCACGGTCTTGGTCATCTGGTCAAGCAAGCCGAAAGCGTTGGTATTAAGTTCGGCATCTGGCTGGAACCCGAAATGGTAAGTCCCAAAAGCGAACTTTACGAAAAACATCCGGACTGGGTGCTCAAACTCCCTAATCGACAGGAATATTACTTTAGAAATCAGCTCGTTCTGGACCTGACAAATCCCAAGGTACAAGAGTTTGTCTACAGTATCGTCGATGATATTGTAACAAAGAACCCGACGATTAACTATATCAAATGGGATTGCAACGCCGTCATCTACAACGCTTTTTCAGCCACCAACCCCAATCCGTCGCACCTGTACGTGGAATATGTACAGGGATTGTACAAAGTCATGGAACGACTGCGTACCAAGTATCCGACTTTGCCGATGATGCTTTGTTCGGGCGGTGGGGGCCGGGTTGATTACGGTGCCCTGCGTTACTTCACCGAGTTCTGGCCAAGCGATAACACGGACGGTTTGGAACGGGTATTCATCCAATGGAATTACTCGTATTTTTTTCCGTCTATTGCTACGTGCAACCACGTCACCGACTGGGGTAAACAGCCCATCAAATTCCGCACGGACGTGGCAATGATGGGTAAAATCGGTTACGACATCGTTGTTAGCAAGCTGGATGAAAAAGAACTGGAATTTAGTCAGCAAGCGTTAAAAACTTACGACCAAATTAAAAATGTGGTCTGGCAGGGCGATCAATTTCGGCTCGTGTCACCTTATACCAGCGATATAGCTTCGTTGATGTACGTAAGCGACGCAAAAGACAAAGCCGTCTGGTTTTCGTATCTGACCCAGAACCGCTACAAAGCAGGTAGTATAGCGCCTATCCGGTTGAAAGGGCTTGACCCATCCAAAAACTACTCAATCCGGGAGCTAAACGTATATCCAGGCACAAAATCTCCCATCAATGACAGTGCAACTGTTTACTCGGGTAATTACCTGATGACAATCGGCTTCAACCCGAACGTCGATGCACGACGCGCCAGTGTTGTGCTTGAGTTGATAGAAAGCAAATAG
- a CDS encoding response regulator → MSNFSNPLIYAVDDDEDDRYLLQCIFAEHFKECNLRVFENGSVLLTHLTHQLDGRLPDLILLDLEMPVFSGFDILRFLKCNEEYRSIPISILSALHNRDHIERCYELGTTSYLDKTQSYIQLVSSIQHLQHHWSETQTLKNKVGKKPQNLQKIFDLKQIPLN, encoded by the coding sequence ATGTCTAACTTTTCTAATCCATTAATTTACGCTGTAGACGATGATGAAGATGATCGCTACCTCTTACAATGCATATTTGCTGAACACTTTAAAGAGTGCAACTTACGTGTATTTGAAAATGGGAGTGTGTTGCTGACGCATTTGACGCATCAATTGGACGGTCGGCTTCCAGATCTGATTCTTCTGGATCTCGAAATGCCTGTCTTTAGTGGTTTCGATATCCTTCGTTTCCTGAAGTGTAACGAGGAGTATAGGAGTATACCTATCTCTATCCTTTCGGCGCTGCATAACAGAGATCATATTGAACGATGTTATGAACTAGGAACAACCAGTTATCTGGATAAGACGCAAAGCTATATCCAACTGGTTTCCAGTATACAACATCTACAGCACCACTGGTCGGAAACCCAGACGTTGAAGAATAAAGTAGGAAAGAAGCCCCAGAATCTGCAAAAGATTTTCGACCTAAAGCAAATTCCGCTTAATTAA
- a CDS encoding glutathionylspermidine synthase family protein gives MISLKPLTTSPAVQLRNLGWDWMLGQDTLPYLTNEVVLVSPAEADAYYEAANELFDMFVAAGQHVIDNNRFAELGIPANLIDLIKLSWDDDRNIHLYGRFDLAGGIDGKPIKLIEFNADTATCLPETAVVQYAHLRANGLDESHQFNAVFETLTSQFEELLALNPDLQPTLLLSAMRDFPEDDANVSLIGEAAREAGFEIEFDFIDNVDFSAEEGIFWQNPKNSQFEKLDFWFKLVPWEAIAEDEPELVAILTELVRKRLAIVLNPAYTLLFQSKCILKVLWELYPNHPLLLETDTKPLAGKSCVEKVLFGREGANVRILNADGSERHAVDGEYGDYPKIYQEYVAFPQDSEGSTYQAGVFFAGEACGLGFRRGGLILDNGAGFVGHVVES, from the coding sequence ATGATTTCACTTAAGCCACTTACCACTTCGCCTGCTGTACAACTTCGGAATCTGGGCTGGGATTGGATGCTTGGTCAGGATACACTGCCTTACCTGACAAATGAAGTGGTACTGGTGAGTCCTGCTGAAGCCGACGCGTATTACGAAGCGGCCAACGAATTGTTTGATATGTTCGTGGCAGCCGGGCAACACGTTATCGATAACAACCGATTTGCAGAACTGGGTATTCCGGCTAATCTCATTGATCTGATCAAACTGTCCTGGGACGATGACCGGAACATTCATCTATACGGTCGCTTTGACTTGGCGGGCGGCATCGACGGAAAACCCATTAAACTAATCGAATTCAACGCGGATACCGCTACTTGCCTGCCCGAAACAGCCGTCGTACAGTATGCGCATCTACGCGCCAATGGCCTCGATGAGAGTCATCAGTTCAATGCTGTTTTTGAAACGCTAACGAGTCAGTTTGAGGAATTGCTGGCGCTGAATCCTGATTTGCAGCCAACATTGCTGTTATCGGCTATGCGCGATTTTCCGGAAGATGATGCCAACGTATCGCTGATCGGCGAAGCCGCTCGTGAAGCGGGTTTTGAGATTGAGTTCGATTTTATTGACAATGTTGATTTTTCGGCTGAAGAAGGAATCTTCTGGCAGAACCCAAAAAACAGCCAGTTTGAAAAGCTTGATTTTTGGTTTAAGCTGGTTCCGTGGGAAGCCATCGCCGAAGACGAACCCGAGTTGGTAGCGATTCTGACTGAGTTGGTTCGCAAGCGGCTGGCGATTGTCCTGAACCCGGCTTATACGTTGTTGTTTCAATCAAAGTGCATCCTGAAAGTACTCTGGGAGCTTTACCCCAATCACCCTCTCCTCCTCGAAACAGATACTAAACCGCTTGCGGGGAAGTCGTGCGTTGAGAAAGTGTTGTTTGGCCGCGAAGGTGCCAACGTCCGGATTCTGAATGCCGATGGCAGTGAACGGCACGCTGTTGATGGTGAATACGGGGATTACCCTAAGATCTATCAGGAGTACGTTGCTTTTCCTCAGGATTCAGAGGGGTCTACGTATCAGGCTGGTGTGTTTTTCGCGGGGGAAGCCTGTGGCCTTGGTTTCAGGCGTGGTGGTCTAATCTTAGACAATGGGGCAGGCTTTGTAGGACATGTAGTAGAATCATAG
- a CDS encoding nucleoside hydrolase, translating into MTRLHVIFVGLLFTLTTGKMQAQSAVKSTPVPVIFDTDMGPDYDDVGAIAILHALADSGQARILATIASTNYSTVTSVLSVLNTYFGRPTIPIGVPKGEAVSDKDSQNWSDTLVARYPHTVRSNKEVMDAVALYRQILAEQPDQSVTIITVGFLTNLANLLNSKPDQYSKLSGKELVSKKVKKVVSMAGKFPNGREYNVYRDAPSSKIVFKNWPTPMLLSGFEIGEQIHSGLPLTQNSQIRNSPVKDVFTISLPKAKEDHAGRMSWDQTAVLVGIKGYAPYYTVESGRLTMNADGSNGWDKTGKGHQYLVVKMPVAQVEKLINELMQHQPSRQ; encoded by the coding sequence ATGACCCGCCTGCACGTTATTTTTGTTGGACTGCTGTTTACGCTGACGACCGGTAAAATGCAAGCGCAATCCGCCGTAAAATCAACACCCGTACCGGTCATCTTCGACACGGATATGGGTCCTGACTACGACGATGTAGGCGCCATTGCGATTCTACACGCTCTTGCCGATAGCGGTCAGGCGCGAATTTTAGCAACCATCGCCAGTACCAACTATTCAACTGTCACATCTGTTCTGAGCGTGCTCAATACGTACTTTGGCCGACCTACCATTCCCATTGGCGTTCCCAAAGGCGAAGCGGTTAGCGACAAGGATTCACAAAACTGGTCAGATACACTGGTAGCCCGTTATCCGCATACCGTTCGCTCCAACAAAGAGGTGATGGATGCCGTTGCGCTCTACCGCCAGATTTTGGCCGAACAACCCGATCAGAGTGTAACGATTATCACGGTTGGTTTTCTAACCAATCTGGCAAATCTGCTTAACTCAAAACCCGATCAGTATTCTAAACTTTCGGGAAAAGAACTGGTATCAAAGAAGGTTAAAAAGGTCGTCAGTATGGCGGGTAAGTTTCCCAATGGGCGCGAATACAATGTGTACAGGGACGCCCCATCGTCAAAGATCGTGTTTAAAAACTGGCCAACGCCGATGCTGTTAAGCGGCTTCGAAATTGGCGAACAAATTCATAGCGGCTTACCCTTAACGCAAAATAGCCAGATCAGAAACAGTCCGGTAAAAGATGTATTCACGATCAGTCTGCCCAAAGCCAAAGAAGATCACGCAGGTCGCATGAGCTGGGATCAGACGGCTGTGCTAGTTGGCATCAAAGGCTACGCGCCTTATTACACGGTCGAGTCGGGACGGCTAACGATGAACGCGGATGGCTCCAACGGCTGGGACAAAACCGGCAAAGGTCATCAATACCTGGTGGTGAAAATGCCAGTGGCTCAGGTGGAAAAACTTATTAACGAGTTGATGCAGCACCAGCCTTCCAGGCAATAA